In Flammeovirgaceae bacterium 311, one DNA window encodes the following:
- a CDS encoding xylose isomerase domain-containing protein (COG1082 Sugar phosphate isomerases/epimerases), whose translation MNVRFGVSTWLWTSPFTTETVHLFPKIREMGYDVVEIPVEDPALIDVKKVKDALVENGLEAVVCGAFGPSRDLTHDDPAYHQTSFDYIRACLDICEGVGAKFLGGPMYSAVGKARLVSPDQKKKEWERAVSNLRKVCGMASDKGLEIALEPLNRFESDLVNTAADVMQLVRDIDHPAAKVLLDGFHMNIEEPDVEQSILLAGDKLLHLQVSENYRGTPGTGQTRWDAYKRGLEAIGYNGIVSIESFTPEVQELAGAVCIWRPLVPSQDGFASEGLRFLKKWAEVPAAALPVQS comes from the coding sequence ATGAATGTTCGTTTTGGAGTCAGTACCTGGTTATGGACCTCTCCCTTCACCACAGAAACGGTGCATCTTTTCCCGAAAATCAGAGAAATGGGCTACGATGTGGTGGAGATCCCGGTAGAAGACCCGGCCCTGATCGATGTGAAAAAGGTAAAGGATGCACTGGTAGAAAATGGCCTTGAGGCGGTGGTGTGCGGTGCCTTTGGCCCCAGCCGCGACCTTACACATGATGACCCAGCCTATCACCAAACCAGTTTCGACTACATCCGGGCCTGCCTGGATATATGCGAGGGAGTAGGCGCTAAGTTTTTAGGCGGCCCCATGTACTCTGCCGTAGGCAAAGCTCGGCTGGTTTCCCCCGACCAAAAAAAGAAGGAGTGGGAGCGGGCGGTGAGCAACCTTCGGAAAGTGTGTGGAATGGCATCCGATAAAGGACTTGAAATTGCCCTTGAGCCCCTGAACCGCTTCGAATCCGACCTGGTGAACACTGCAGCAGACGTAATGCAGCTGGTCAGGGATATCGATCACCCGGCTGCAAAAGTGCTGCTGGATGGTTTTCACATGAATATAGAAGAGCCGGATGTTGAGCAGTCCATTTTGCTGGCAGGCGACAAGCTGCTGCACCTGCAGGTTTCTGAAAACTATCGGGGTACGCCCGGAACAGGCCAAACCCGCTGGGATGCCTACAAGCGCGGCCTGGAGGCAATCGGCTACAATGGTATTGTATCTATTGAAAGCTTTACACCCGAGGTGCAGGAGCTGGCCGGGGCAGTTTGCATCTGGCGTCCGCTGGTGCCCAGCCAGGATGGCTTTGCCTCGGAAGGGCTCCGTTTTTTGAAAAAATGGGCAGAGGTACCTGCAGCGGCCCTGCCGGTACAGAGCTAA